A part of Streptomyces sp. NBC_01210 genomic DNA contains:
- a CDS encoding roadblock/LC7 domain-containing protein, translating to MVSDVPNGHVSDLDWLLSGLVQRVPYTRNAVLLSSDGLVKSVHGLDADSADHMAALASGLYSLGRSAGARFGDGGEVRQVVVELDSTLLFVSTAGSGTCLAVLAGREADAAVLGYEMAMLVKSVRPYLTTPARQSAGAPSAAGQ from the coding sequence ATGGTGAGCGATGTGCCGAACGGCCATGTCTCGGACCTCGACTGGCTGCTCAGCGGCCTGGTCCAGCGTGTGCCGTACACACGCAATGCGGTGCTGCTCTCCTCCGACGGGCTGGTGAAATCGGTGCACGGCCTGGACGCCGACAGCGCCGACCATATGGCGGCACTCGCCTCCGGCCTCTACTCACTGGGCCGCAGCGCCGGAGCGCGTTTCGGTGACGGTGGCGAGGTACGCCAGGTGGTCGTGGAGCTCGACTCCACGCTGCTGTTCGTCTCCACCGCCGGCTCCGGCACCTGCCTCGCCGTGCTGGCTGGGCGTGAGGCGGATGCCGCGGTCCTCGGATACGAGATGGCGATGCTGGTCAAGAGCGTACGGCCGTACCTGACCACCCCGGCCAGACAGTCGGCGGGGGCGCCGAGCGCTGCGGGGCAGTGA
- a CDS encoding GTP-binding protein: MAYDDDSELADAFPAALKILVAGGFGVGKTTFVGAVSEIEPLNTEELLTQVSVATDSLDGIESKTTTTVAMDFGRITLDRRHVLYLFGTPGQERFWFMWDELSEGALGAVILADTRRLENSFSAVDFFERRGIGFVVAVNEFDGAYRYDPEEVRAAIDLKPEVPVVLCDARIAGSGIGTLVTLVQHLLTTTAVPAPAPSYGAPT; encoded by the coding sequence ATGGCCTACGACGACGACTCTGAGCTTGCCGATGCCTTTCCCGCCGCGCTGAAGATCCTCGTCGCGGGCGGATTCGGGGTCGGCAAGACGACCTTCGTGGGAGCGGTCAGTGAGATCGAACCACTGAATACGGAGGAGCTGCTGACCCAGGTCAGCGTGGCGACCGACAGCCTGGACGGCATCGAGTCCAAGACCACCACAACCGTCGCCATGGACTTCGGCCGGATCACCCTGGACCGAAGACATGTGCTCTATCTCTTCGGAACGCCCGGCCAGGAGCGCTTCTGGTTCATGTGGGACGAGCTCTCCGAAGGCGCGCTCGGCGCGGTCATCCTCGCCGACACGCGCCGTCTCGAGAACTCCTTCTCCGCGGTGGACTTCTTCGAGCGGCGCGGCATCGGATTCGTCGTCGCCGTCAATGAGTTCGACGGCGCCTACCGCTATGACCCGGAAGAGGTACGGGCCGCGATCGACCTCAAGCCGGAGGTGCCGGTCGTGCTGTGCGACGCGCGGATCGCCGGCTCGGGGATAGGGACCCTGGTCACCCTCGTCCAGCATCTGCTCACCACCACCGCGGTGCCGGCCCCGGCACCGAGCTACGGAGCACCGACATGA
- a CDS encoding Glu/Leu/Phe/Val dehydrogenase dimerization domain-containing protein, with protein MTTPLLSLSWTDHVTGREGHLVIDRLVRGVSSGGLRMREGCTLDEVAGLARGMTMKEALHYNPKGRYIPLGGAKGGIDCDPQDPRAYGILVRYLRAVRPYIENMWTTGEDLGLTQDIVDRAAAEAGLVSSIQAVYPLLDDEATARRRLADAFAVEVDGIGLDELVGGCGVAESVLVALDRAGVAYEGTRVSVQGLGTMGGATARFLARAGLKIVAVADVKGTVANPAGLDVDALLAARDSYGTVDRAALRPDDLELSDDAWLSVDAEVLVPAAVSYAVDTANQAQITARWIVEAANMPVLPDAEELLARRGITVLPDVVVNSGTNAWWWWTLFGDIGADADEAFAYTRHSMRALIGQMLARAEADGTTARAAAHAIVADRLPVIAERYGWYR; from the coding sequence ATGACCACTCCGCTGCTGTCGCTCAGCTGGACCGACCATGTCACCGGCCGCGAGGGCCATCTGGTGATCGACCGGCTGGTGCGCGGGGTCTCCAGCGGGGGCCTGCGGATGCGCGAGGGCTGCACGCTGGACGAGGTGGCCGGGCTGGCCCGCGGGATGACGATGAAGGAGGCCCTCCACTACAACCCGAAGGGCCGGTACATCCCGCTCGGCGGCGCCAAGGGCGGTATCGACTGCGACCCGCAGGACCCGCGGGCGTACGGGATCCTGGTCCGCTATCTGCGCGCCGTACGCCCGTACATCGAGAATATGTGGACCACCGGCGAGGACCTCGGGCTGACCCAGGACATCGTCGACAGGGCCGCGGCCGAGGCCGGTCTGGTCTCCTCCATCCAGGCCGTCTATCCGCTGCTGGACGACGAGGCGACGGCGCGCCGTCGGCTCGCGGACGCGTTCGCCGTCGAGGTGGACGGCATCGGGCTCGACGAGCTCGTCGGCGGCTGCGGTGTCGCCGAGTCGGTGCTGGTCGCGCTGGACCGGGCGGGCGTGGCGTACGAGGGGACCCGGGTCTCCGTCCAGGGTCTTGGCACGATGGGTGGCGCGACGGCCCGGTTCCTCGCCCGCGCCGGGCTGAAGATCGTCGCCGTCGCCGACGTCAAGGGCACCGTCGCCAATCCGGCCGGGCTCGATGTCGATGCGCTGCTCGCGGCCCGTGACTCGTACGGGACGGTCGACCGTGCGGCGCTGCGGCCGGACGATCTGGAGCTGTCCGACGACGCGTGGCTGTCGGTCGACGCGGAGGTACTGGTGCCTGCCGCGGTCTCGTACGCAGTGGACACCGCCAACCAGGCGCAGATCACCGCGCGTTGGATCGTCGAGGCGGCGAACATGCCGGTGCTGCCGGATGCCGAGGAACTGCTCGCGCGGCGCGGCATCACGGTACTGCCGGACGTCGTCGTCAACTCCGGTACGAATGCCTGGTGGTGGTGGACTCTGTTCGGGGACATCGGCGCCGACGCGGACGAGGCGTTCGCGTACACCCGTCACTCGATGCGCGCGCTGATCGGCCAGATGCTGGCGCGCGCGGAGGCGGACGGGACCACGGCGCGGGCCGCCGCGCACGCGATCGTCGCCGACCGGCTGCCGGTTATCGCCGAGCGCTACGGCTGGTACAGATGA
- a CDS encoding sensor histidine kinase, protein MSQLRAPAARPDRREGGRHGRPGARSLSSAGRPHSVPSSPEARIRPQLLRTAVLPAVGTALIGAAAVIFAIRSSAAQPSANLWAVLTGSAVLAVASVAAAAMGADRMAKSVHDRCAALRQSTARGQTELRTVIEQLRRGEGPPARRTPQPAPPGGDEFDLLTQELSRSHEAAVAAVVQASRLSSSVGNEQKVEVFVNLARRLQSLVHREIQLLDELENEVEDPELLKGLFHVDHLATRIRRHAENLAVLGGAMSRRQWSNPVTMTEVLRSAIAEVEQYPRVKLVPPIDGTLRGHAVADVIHLLAELVENATLFSAPHTQVLMRAQHVTAGLAVEVEDRGLGMPAVEQNKMNALLADPDQVNVAHMLQDGRIGLFVVSALARRHGIAVRLQSNIYGGVQAVLVLPQGLLGAEPDGLSPAEATTGRETADRPTAQPDAAQAAGALPSTPPLIPQQLHSMPHQPPAFHQPQPRHQPQPQPQLESPPQLQQPRRAPVHATLGADLLPLRGDQSDRPNPAAARPGVNHSAPAETSSAEQPVHTTAAPPSDGTVPSPMGRPQLPKRRSQEHLVPQLRDAPSHRKDDENTLHDPGLMAAFQRGIGLAESQSVADPAPQPAPLRHDNTPKE, encoded by the coding sequence ATGTCTCAACTACGCGCACCCGCCGCGCGGCCGGACCGCCGTGAGGGCGGGCGCCACGGCCGGCCAGGCGCCCGCTCCCTGTCATCGGCAGGGAGGCCGCATTCCGTGCCGTCGTCACCGGAAGCCCGTATACGCCCTCAACTCCTGCGCACCGCAGTCCTGCCCGCGGTCGGCACCGCGCTCATCGGCGCGGCCGCGGTGATCTTCGCGATCCGCTCCTCCGCTGCCCAGCCTTCCGCCAACCTGTGGGCCGTGCTCACCGGTTCCGCTGTGCTGGCCGTCGCTTCCGTGGCGGCGGCGGCGATGGGCGCGGACCGCATGGCCAAATCCGTACACGACCGCTGCGCCGCGTTGCGCCAGTCCACCGCGCGCGGACAGACCGAGCTGCGCACGGTGATCGAGCAGCTCAGACGGGGCGAAGGCCCGCCCGCCCGCAGGACACCGCAGCCCGCACCACCGGGCGGGGACGAATTCGATCTGCTGACACAGGAGTTGAGCCGTTCCCACGAGGCCGCTGTAGCGGCGGTGGTGCAGGCGTCCCGGCTCTCGAGCAGCGTCGGCAACGAACAGAAGGTCGAAGTATTCGTCAATCTGGCCCGTCGGCTCCAGTCCCTGGTCCACCGCGAGATCCAGCTGCTCGACGAGCTGGAGAACGAGGTCGAGGATCCCGAGCTGCTCAAGGGCCTCTTTCATGTGGACCACCTGGCCACCCGCATCCGCAGGCACGCCGAGAACCTCGCGGTCCTCGGCGGCGCCATGTCCCGTCGGCAATGGTCCAACCCGGTCACCATGACCGAGGTGCTCCGGTCCGCCATCGCAGAGGTGGAGCAGTACCCGAGGGTCAAACTGGTACCGCCGATCGACGGCACCCTGCGCGGCCACGCCGTCGCCGACGTGATCCACCTGCTGGCCGAACTGGTCGAGAACGCCACGCTGTTCTCCGCCCCGCACACTCAGGTGCTGATGCGCGCCCAGCACGTCACGGCCGGACTCGCCGTCGAGGTCGAGGACCGTGGCCTCGGTATGCCCGCAGTCGAACAGAACAAGATGAACGCCCTGCTCGCCGACCCCGACCAGGTGAATGTCGCCCATATGCTGCAGGACGGGCGGATCGGCCTCTTCGTGGTCTCCGCGCTCGCCCGCAGACACGGAATCGCGGTACGGCTCCAGTCCAATATCTACGGCGGAGTCCAGGCCGTTCTCGTACTGCCGCAGGGACTCCTCGGTGCCGAGCCCGATGGACTCTCGCCGGCCGAGGCCACCACGGGGCGCGAGACCGCAGACCGCCCCACGGCCCAGCCCGACGCGGCGCAGGCGGCCGGGGCCCTGCCCTCGACCCCACCCCTGATCCCGCAGCAGCTTCACTCAATGCCGCACCAGCCACCGGCCTTTCACCAACCCCAACCCCGGCATCAACCGCAACCGCAACCGCAACTGGAATCACCGCCGCAGCTTCAACAGCCGCGGCGCGCACCGGTGCACGCCACCCTCGGCGCAGACCTCCTCCCCCTACGCGGAGACCAGAGCGACCGTCCCAACCCGGCCGCCGCCCGCCCCGGCGTCAACCACTCGGCTCCCGCGGAGACCTCGTCCGCCGAACAGCCCGTCCACACCACGGCAGCACCGCCCTCCGACGGAACGGTGCCCAGCCCCATGGGCCGCCCCCAACTGCCCAAGCGTCGCAGCCAGGAACACCTCGTCCCCCAGCTCAGGGACGCCCCGTCGCACCGCAAGGACGACGAGAACACCCTCCACGACCCGGGCCTGATGGCGGCCTTCCAACGCGGCATCGGCCTGGCCGAGTCCCAGTCCGTCGCGGACCCCGCCCCACAGCCCGCCCCGCTGCGCCACGACAACACCCCCAAGGAGTAG
- a CDS encoding DUF742 domain-containing protein: MPAPKDGPLLDDAAGRLIRPYTVSGGRTRPTTALDLLSLVMATGSVPQTHLGPEHALALGLCDGPTSVAEISAHLRLPAVVTKVLLSDLVDCGAVTARAPRCHDSPTDRSLLEAVLDGLRRRL; the protein is encoded by the coding sequence GTGCCGGCCCCCAAGGACGGGCCATTGCTCGACGACGCGGCCGGCCGGCTCATCCGCCCGTACACGGTGAGTGGCGGCCGCACCCGTCCCACGACCGCGCTGGATCTGCTCTCCCTGGTGATGGCCACCGGAAGCGTGCCGCAGACGCATCTCGGCCCCGAGCACGCCCTGGCGCTCGGGCTGTGCGACGGGCCGACCTCGGTCGCCGAGATCTCGGCGCACCTCAGGCTCCCGGCTGTGGTCACCAAGGTGCTGCTCTCCGATCTCGTGGACTGCGGGGCCGTCACGGCGCGGGCGCCCCGCTGCCACGACTCACCCACCGACCGATCTTTGCTGGAGGCGGTGCTGGATGGCCTACGACGACGACTCTGA
- a CDS encoding MBL fold metallo-hydrolase yields MTGTGSPHPLSSRLRSLRPAAFGADPAGERWERIRRSPNFADGSFQNPVGARTRPSGGSMIEFAKIYFRKEARAHRSPVGLVPIHATTLADIAKPPASGLRLTWMGHSSVLAEIDGRRVLFDPVWGERCSPFPFAGPKRLHPVPVPLAVLGPVDVVVISHDHYDHLDLPTIRALASTDTVFAVPLGVGAHLEYWGVPADRLRELDWNESTEVAGLRLTATPARHFCGRGLRNQQHTLWASWAVAGPEHRIYHSGDTGYFPGFKDIGAEHGPFDATMIQIGAYSEYWPDIHMTPAEGIRAHLDLQGGKPSGAMLPIHWGTFNLAPHPWAEPGEGTVAAAAAEGARIALPRPGEPFEPTAEGIPSEPWWRAAATAPATGWTASADTGSPEVASSA; encoded by the coding sequence GTGACCGGCACTGGTTCCCCCCACCCGCTGAGCTCTCGGCTGCGCTCGCTGCGACCCGCCGCATTCGGCGCCGACCCGGCCGGAGAGCGGTGGGAGCGGATCCGCCGCTCGCCGAACTTCGCGGACGGCTCCTTCCAGAACCCTGTGGGTGCCAGGACCAGACCGTCCGGCGGCTCCATGATCGAATTCGCGAAGATCTACTTCCGGAAGGAAGCCCGGGCGCACCGGTCCCCGGTCGGGCTCGTGCCCATCCATGCCACCACTCTCGCCGATATCGCGAAGCCTCCGGCCTCGGGGCTGCGGCTCACCTGGATGGGGCATTCGAGCGTTCTCGCCGAGATCGACGGCCGTCGGGTGCTCTTCGACCCGGTCTGGGGCGAGCGCTGCTCCCCCTTCCCCTTCGCGGGCCCCAAGCGGCTGCACCCCGTGCCCGTACCGCTCGCCGTCCTCGGTCCGGTGGACGTCGTCGTGATCTCCCACGACCACTACGACCACCTCGATCTGCCCACCATCCGTGCCCTGGCCTCCACGGACACGGTCTTCGCGGTGCCGCTCGGCGTCGGCGCACACCTGGAGTACTGGGGTGTGCCCGCCGACCGGCTGCGCGAGCTGGACTGGAACGAGTCGACCGAGGTGGCCGGCCTCCGGCTGACCGCCACGCCCGCGCGCCACTTCTGCGGTCGCGGTCTGCGCAATCAGCAGCACACCCTCTGGGCGTCATGGGCCGTCGCAGGCCCCGAGCATCGGATCTACCACAGCGGGGACACCGGTTACTTCCCCGGCTTCAAGGACATCGGCGCGGAGCACGGCCCGTTCGATGCCACCATGATCCAGATCGGTGCGTACAGCGAATACTGGCCCGACATCCATATGACGCCCGCCGAGGGTATCCGCGCTCATCTCGATCTGCAGGGCGGGAAGCCGTCCGGCGCGATGCTGCCGATCCACTGGGGGACGTTCAATCTCGCGCCGCACCCGTGGGCCGAGCCCGGCGAGGGCACGGTCGCGGCAGCAGCCGCGGAAGGTGCGCGCATCGCGCTGCCGCGGCCCGGCGAGCCGTTCGAGCCGACCGCCGAGGGCATTCCGTCCGAGCCGTGGTGGCGCGCGGCGGCGACGGCGCCCGCCACGGGGTGGACCGCGTCTGCCGATACGGGCAGCCCCGAGGTGGCATCGAGCGCCTGA
- a CDS encoding SGNH/GDSL hydrolase family protein: MADDSRTEDSGVFGSYAAIGDSFTEGVGDPGPDGTYVGWADRFAVLLDDRMPEHTFRYANLAVRGRLLDQIVEEQVPRAKELAPDLVTFCAGGNDIIRPGSNPDDVAERFERAVADLAGSVGTVMVTTGFDTRGVPVLRHLRGKIATYTAHVRAIADRYDCPVLDLWSLKSIQERRAWDADRLHLSPEGHTRVALRAAQVLGLEVPADPDQAWPPLPPRGPLEVRRDDINWAREHLVPWIGRRLRGESSGDHVEAKRPNLLPL, from the coding sequence GTGGCAGACGATTCGAGAACAGAGGACAGTGGCGTATTCGGGTCGTACGCGGCGATCGGTGACAGTTTCACGGAGGGCGTCGGAGACCCGGGCCCCGACGGGACGTACGTCGGCTGGGCGGACCGGTTCGCGGTCCTGCTCGACGACCGAATGCCGGAGCACACCTTCCGGTACGCCAACCTCGCCGTACGCGGCCGTCTCCTCGACCAGATCGTCGAGGAACAGGTGCCGCGGGCAAAGGAACTCGCCCCGGATCTGGTGACCTTCTGCGCCGGCGGCAATGACATCATCCGGCCCGGCAGCAACCCCGACGACGTGGCCGAGCGCTTCGAGCGGGCCGTCGCCGACCTCGCCGGCTCGGTCGGCACCGTCATGGTGACCACCGGCTTCGACACCCGCGGAGTGCCGGTACTGCGCCATCTGCGCGGCAAGATCGCCACGTACACCGCGCATGTACGGGCCATCGCTGACCGTTACGACTGCCCCGTACTCGACCTGTGGTCGCTCAAGTCCATCCAGGAGAGGCGGGCTTGGGACGCCGACCGGCTGCATCTGTCGCCCGAGGGCCACACCAGGGTCGCACTGCGTGCCGCCCAGGTGCTCGGACTCGAGGTGCCCGCCGACCCCGACCAGGCGTGGCCGCCCCTGCCGCCGCGCGGACCGCTCGAGGTGCGCCGCGACGACATCAACTGGGCGCGCGAGCACCTGGTGCCGTGGATCGGGCGACGGCTGCGCGGTGAGAGCTCCGGCGACCATGTCGAGGCCAAGCGCCCGAATCTGCTGCCCCTGTAA
- a CDS encoding carboxymuconolactone decarboxylase family protein, whose product MLWTDLRFELSVAKWKELDPGLKALAVMASAASIGCSWCMDFGHWESQGRGMDVRKLRDVPMWRDSTVYTPLERDVMGYAEAMTANPPEVGDESAARLLTALGEAAFVELTAMVAVENLRSRMNAALGLTSQGFKDHCDIPARPGTAAG is encoded by the coding sequence GTGCTGTGGACCGATCTGCGTTTCGAGCTGTCGGTGGCCAAGTGGAAGGAGCTCGACCCCGGCCTGAAGGCGCTGGCGGTGATGGCCTCGGCGGCCTCGATCGGGTGCAGCTGGTGCATGGACTTCGGCCACTGGGAGAGCCAGGGCCGCGGCATGGACGTCCGCAAGCTGCGCGATGTACCGATGTGGCGCGACAGCACCGTCTACACCCCGCTGGAACGCGATGTCATGGGGTACGCGGAGGCCATGACCGCCAATCCCCCGGAGGTCGGGGACGAGTCGGCGGCCCGGCTGCTCACCGCCCTCGGCGAGGCCGCGTTCGTCGAGCTGACCGCGATGGTGGCGGTGGAGAACCTGCGCTCGCGGATGAACGCCGCACTGGGTCTGACCAGCCAGGGCTTCAAGGACCACTGCGACATTCCGGCACGTCCGGGGACCGCCGCCGGCTGA
- a CDS encoding GAF domain-containing protein, whose protein sequence is MTYDPTGHLLLTPVDREAPIRVRRLRQLGFGDRPDPAFDEFAHKLAEVTGAPYSMVNFIDENRQFFAGLHTPAGTHSGTDLGATAAAGGGDVSRFMARDHGYCPHVVVRRKALVLEDVCDYPRFAGNPVVDEIGIRSYLGAPLIDRTGIALGTICVVATEPRPWGRAGLETIKSLAAELIDQIHRREDGGI, encoded by the coding sequence ATGACGTACGACCCGACCGGCCATCTGCTGCTCACTCCCGTCGACCGCGAGGCGCCCATCCGTGTGAGGCGGCTGCGTCAGCTGGGTTTCGGGGACCGGCCGGACCCGGCCTTCGACGAATTCGCGCACAAGCTCGCCGAGGTGACCGGCGCGCCGTACTCCATGGTCAACTTCATCGACGAGAACCGGCAGTTCTTCGCCGGACTGCACACCCCGGCCGGTACACATTCCGGAACCGACCTGGGTGCGACAGCCGCGGCGGGCGGCGGTGATGTCAGCCGGTTCATGGCGCGAGACCACGGCTACTGCCCGCATGTGGTCGTCCGGCGCAAGGCCCTGGTCCTGGAGGACGTCTGCGACTATCCGCGGTTCGCCGGGAACCCGGTCGTGGACGAGATCGGCATCCGTTCCTATCTCGGTGCGCCGCTGATCGACCGTACGGGGATCGCGCTGGGCACGATCTGTGTTGTCGCCACCGAGCCGCGGCCCTGGGGCCGGGCGGGGCTCGAGACCATCAAGTCGCTGGCCGCGGAACTGATCGACCAGATCCACCGGCGTGAGGACGGCGGCATCTGA
- a CDS encoding PPOX class F420-dependent oxidoreductase: protein MTDIDASQDPRQDPQRDAQQEALLRLVAECDGGVLVTLKRDGRPQLSNVKHAYYPDERTIRVSVTDDRAKTRNLRRDPRAGYHVTSDDRWAWTVVEGTAELSPVAADPHDATVEELITLYRDVVGEHQDWDDYRRSMVRDKRLVLRLRIERAYGQPRG, encoded by the coding sequence ATGACGGACATCGACGCATCGCAGGATCCCCGGCAGGATCCGCAGAGGGACGCTCAGCAGGAAGCGCTGCTGAGGCTGGTCGCCGAGTGCGACGGAGGGGTGCTGGTCACGCTCAAGCGGGACGGCAGGCCCCAGCTCTCCAATGTGAAGCACGCGTACTACCCCGACGAGCGGACCATCCGGGTGTCCGTCACCGATGACCGGGCCAAGACCAGGAACCTGCGCCGCGACCCGCGCGCCGGATACCACGTCACCAGCGACGACCGCTGGGCATGGACCGTCGTCGAGGGCACCGCGGAGCTCTCCCCGGTCGCGGCCGACCCGCACGACGCCACCGTCGAAGAGCTGATCACCCTCTACCGGGACGTCGTGGGTGAACACCAGGACTGGGACGACTACCGGCGTTCGATGGTCCGCGACAAGCGTCTTGTGCTGCGGCTGCGCATCGAACGGGCCTACGGCCAGCCGCGCGGCTGA
- a CDS encoding TetR/AcrR family transcriptional regulator, which translates to MTRVRLSVTERREELLRAAVEQIEEHGVAAVRIADVASALGVSNALVLYHFSTKEKLVAAAFTYAADGDLAHLRKLLGRRTTALRRLRAAVRWYAPTGQAKGWRLWIEGWAAALREPALRDVARDLDQQWKAALTEVIAEGAAAGEFPCEDPAATAWRLTAFLDGLAVQMTSYAGSLSRAAMLEWTDDALARELGVHRDALTAAAR; encoded by the coding sequence GTGACAAGAGTCCGGTTGAGCGTGACGGAGCGGCGGGAAGAGCTGCTTCGTGCTGCCGTCGAGCAGATCGAGGAACACGGTGTGGCGGCCGTGCGGATCGCCGATGTCGCGTCGGCGCTCGGTGTGAGCAATGCCCTGGTGCTCTACCACTTCTCGACCAAGGAGAAGCTCGTCGCGGCCGCCTTCACCTACGCCGCCGACGGTGACCTCGCGCATCTGCGCAAGTTGCTGGGCCGCCGGACCACCGCCCTGCGCCGGTTGCGCGCCGCGGTCCGCTGGTACGCGCCGACCGGGCAGGCCAAGGGCTGGCGGCTGTGGATCGAGGGCTGGGCGGCCGCCCTGCGCGAGCCGGCGCTGCGGGACGTCGCCCGAGATCTGGACCAGCAGTGGAAGGCGGCTCTGACCGAGGTCATCGCGGAAGGTGCGGCGGCGGGCGAGTTCCCGTGCGAGGACCCGGCGGCGACGGCCTGGCGGCTGACGGCGTTTCTGGACGGGCTCGCCGTGCAGATGACCTCGTACGCGGGGTCGCTGTCGCGCGCCGCGATGCTGGAGTGGACGGACGACGCGCTCGCCCGTGAGCTCGGTGTCCACCGTGACGCACTGACCGCCGCCGCACGCTGA
- a CDS encoding carbohydrate kinase family protein — MVVGGTGVDTVVRVDALPVPLADSVGVGPIREWPGHTGGNVALGCRALGLNATLLDYIGDDWPGRLVREQLAAGGVDFESLISPAGTRRAVNLVDPAGRRMSFYDARDPDGLRMPRDFYLPHLQRARHIHLSIMNFARFLYDDIEALGVPVSTDLHDWDGLAEHQREFALRSDLVFLSTAGAGERIASVMREILRDGRAQAVVATAGAGGSYLLSRDGGSTPRPVPAVAPPAPVVDSNGAGDAYVCGFLFGQLSGRDLEESARLGAVAGAHACTGEGSTALIGPAELLSSAVV; from the coding sequence CTGGTGGTCGGCGGCACCGGGGTGGACACGGTCGTCCGCGTCGACGCCCTGCCGGTCCCGCTCGCGGACTCTGTCGGCGTCGGCCCGATCCGTGAATGGCCGGGCCACACCGGTGGCAATGTCGCCCTGGGCTGCCGGGCCCTCGGGCTGAATGCCACCCTCCTCGACTACATCGGCGATGACTGGCCGGGCCGTCTGGTCCGGGAACAACTCGCCGCGGGCGGCGTGGATTTCGAGTCCTTGATCTCCCCGGCCGGGACGCGGCGCGCGGTCAACCTCGTCGATCCCGCGGGCCGCCGGATGTCCTTCTACGATGCCCGCGATCCCGACGGGCTGCGGATGCCGCGCGACTTCTACCTCCCCCATCTGCAGCGTGCTCGCCACATCCATCTCTCGATCATGAACTTCGCGCGGTTCCTCTACGACGACATCGAAGCGCTGGGCGTGCCGGTCTCCACCGATCTGCACGACTGGGACGGACTGGCGGAGCACCAACGGGAGTTCGCGCTCCGCTCGGACCTGGTCTTCCTCAGCACGGCGGGCGCGGGCGAGCGAATAGCATCGGTGATGCGGGAGATCCTGCGCGACGGTCGCGCCCAGGCGGTGGTCGCGACGGCGGGTGCCGGTGGCTCGTACCTCCTCAGCCGCGACGGCGGATCCACCCCGCGCCCGGTCCCGGCAGTCGCCCCGCCCGCTCCGGTGGTGGACTCCAACGGCGCGGGTGACGCCTATGTCTGCGGCTTTCTGTTCGGGCAGTTGTCGGGCCGCGACCTGGAGGAGAGCGCGAGGCTGGGCGCGGTGGCCGGCGCCCATGCCTGTACGGGCGAGGGCAGTACGGCGCTGATCGGACCGGCCGAACTCCTGTCGTCGGCCGTGGTCTGA